The Salvia miltiorrhiza cultivar Shanhuang (shh) chromosome 1, IMPLAD_Smil_shh, whole genome shotgun sequence genome has a window encoding:
- the LOC131026344 gene encoding glyoxylate/hydroxypyruvate reductase HPR3 encodes MAAADDDEGHQPKGTPPLLILHHLPNFKLPIFPLLRARYTVLDPSDEPPDPSFPTLSKAARLMLCAGPTPVTADDLDRYPALECVIGSSAGVNHFDLAACRRRGVRLTTAGDSFSDDVADYAVGLAIDVLRRVSAADRFVRAGSWPVRKEYGLGAKVSGKRVGIVGLGSIGSRVAKRFEAFGCSIAYTSTKMKPNVSYSYYADVAHLASNADILIVCSALTDETRHLINKDVMSALGKSGIIVNVGRGALVDEKCLVEMVVRGEIGGAGLDVFEKEPHVPQELFALDNVVLSPHHAVLTPDSLGALEDLMLANIQAFFSNRPLRAELHLPPP; translated from the exons ATGgccgccgccgacgacgacGAAGGCCACCAGCCCAAAGGAACGCCGCCACTGCTTATTCTCCACCACCTCCCGAATTTCAAGCTACCGATTTTCCCTCTCCTCCGCGCCAGATACACCGTCCTCGACCCGAGCGACGAACCACCCGACCCGTCATTCCCGACCCTCTCGAAGGCCGCGCGCCTCATGCTGTGCGCGGGGCCCACGCCCGTCACGGCCGACGACCTCGACAGGTACCCCGCCCTCGAGTGCGTGATCGGCTCCAGCGCCGGCGTCAACCACTTTGACCTCGCCGCATGCCGCCGTCGCGGCGTCCGCCTCACCACTGCCGGAGATTCCTTCTCCGACGATGTGGCGGATTACGCCGTCGGGCTCGCGATTGATGTACTGCGACGGGTCTCCGCTGCTGATCGGTTTGTACGGGCCGGGTCTTGGCCCGTTAGGAAAGAGTATGGTCTGGGTGCAAAG GTGAGTGGAAAACGAGTTGGGATAGTGGGACTAGGAAGCATCGGGTCAAGAGTGGCGAAGAGGTTTGAGGCATTTGGGTGCAGCATCGCCTACACCTCAACAAAGATGAAGCCAAATGTTTCCTATTCTTACTACGCCGATGTTGCTCACCTCGCATCCAACGCCGATATTTTGATCGTCTGCAGCGCCCTCACAGACGAGACACGCCACTTGATCAATAAGGACGTTATGAGTGCGTTGGGAAAGTCGGGCATAATCGTGAACGTAGGGCGTGGGGCGCTGGTTGATGAGAAGTGCTTGGTTGAGATGGTGGTGAGAGGTGAGATCGGTGGTGCTGGTTTGGATGTGTTCGAGAAGGAGCCTCATGTTCCACAAGAGCTGTTTGCGTTGGATAATGTTGTGTTGTCTCCGCATCATGCTGTTTTGACTCCGGACTCCTTGGGAGCGCTTGAGGATCTCATGTTGGCCAACATTCAAGCTTTCTTCTCCAACCGCCCTTTACGGGCAGAGCTGCACCTACCTCCACCTTAA
- the LOC131026356 gene encoding PGR5-like protein 1A, chloroplastic, producing the protein MASRLGFNLAKPRLFTAQIRKPFFFASSLPSPAPGVHSVQFGAKKLTFPRRLVFLSPQATSEQPGQVQGDEVVDSNVLPYCSLEKQKKSIGEMEQEFLQALQAFYYEGKSIMSNEEFDNLKEELMWEGSSVVMLSGDEQRFLEASMAYVSGNPIMSDEEYDKLKRQLKIDGSEIVVEGPRCSLRSKKVYSDLSVDYLKMFLLNVPAAVVALGLFFFLDDLTGFEITYLLELPEPFSFIFTWFAALPLILYLSFTFTNIIIKDFLILVGPCPNCGTENTSFFGTILSISSGGAINKVKCSNCGTDMVYDSKTRLITLPEGSEA; encoded by the exons atgGCGTCAAGACTTGGCTTCAACCTAGCAAAACCCAGGCTTTTCACTGCCCAAATCAGAAAACCATTCTTCTTCGCGTCTTCTTTGCCGTCTCCTGCTCCCGGAGTTCATTCGGTTCAGTTTGGTGCCAAGAAATTAACTTTCCCGCGCAGACTGGTCTTTCTTTCTCCTCAGGCCACCAGTGAGCAGCCAG GTCAGGTCCAAGGAGATGAGGTTGTTGACAGCAATGTCTTGCCTTATTGCAGCTTAGAGAAACAGAAAAAGTCTATTGGTGAGATGGAGCAGGAGTTTCTGCAAGCACTCCAA GCATTCTACTATGAAGGAAAATCTATCATGTCCAACGAGGAATTTGATAACCTCAAGGAAGAACTTATGTGGGAGGGAAGCAGTGTTGTAATGCTAA GTGGTGATGAACAGAGGTTTTTGGAAGCTTCAATGGCTTATGTATCTGGGAACCCAATTATGTCAGACGAGGAATATGATAAACTGAAACGACAACTTAAG ATTGATGGGAGTGAAATCGTGGTCGAGGGGCCTCGATGCAGTCTACGTAGTAAAAAG GTATATAGTGACCTTTCTGTCGACTACCTCAAGATGTTTCTTCTGAATGTACCAGCTGCAGTTGTTGCACTAGGATT GTTTTTCTTCCTCGATGATTTGACTGGATTTGAGATCACTTATCTCTTGGAG CTTCCAGAGCCATTCAGCTTCATTTTCACGTGGTTTGCTGCTTTGCCACTCATACTATACTTGTCTTTCACCTTTACAAACATCATTATAAAAGACTTTCTGATCTTAGTG GGACCATGTCCAAACTGTGGCACAGAGAACACTTCATTCTTTGGCACCATATTGTCCATATCTAGTGGAGGAGCCATTAACAAAGTGAAATGTTCAAA TTGTGGTACGGACATGGTGTACGATTCTAAGACACGCTTGATTACGTTGCCCGAAGGAAGTGAGGCTTGA
- the LOC131026429 gene encoding expansin-A18-like encodes MASLLHSWRLIFFFLAVAAVGKAAAAGYATPVFRPTPWKLAYATFYGDETASETMGGACGYGNLFSSGYGTDTAALSSVLFNNGYGCGQCFQLRCVKSQFCYRNSPIATITATNLCPPNWSKDSNNGGWCNPPRTHFDMAKPAFMKIAEWKAGIVPVLFRRVTCVRRGGVRLTFQGNGYWLLVYVMNVGGGGDIANMWVKGSKTGWISMSHNWGASYQAFATLGGQSLSFKFTSYTSHETIIAYNVAPSNWRVGMTYSSNVNFH; translated from the exons ATGGCTTCTTTGCTTCATTCATGGCgcctcatcttcttcttcttggccGTGGCGGCCGTCGGCAAGGCTGCCGCAGCGGGATACGCCACGCCGGTGTTTCGTCCTACTCCTTGGAAACTTGCATATGCCACATTTTATGGCGATGAGACAGCTTCTGAAACTATGG GTGGGGCTTGTGGGTACGGAAATTTGTTCAGCAGCGGATACGGCACGGACACGGCGGCGCTGAGCTCAGTGCTATTCAACAACGGGTACGGGTGCGGGCAGTGCTTCCAGCTGCGGTGCGTAAAATCGCAGTTTTGCTATCGGAATTCGCCGATCGCGACCATCACCGCCACCAATCTCTGCCCTCCCAACTGGTCCAAGGACTCCAACAACGGCGGGTGGTGCAACCCTCCCCGCACCCACTTCGACATGGCCAAGCCGGCCTTCATGAAGATCGCTGAGTGGAAGGCCGGCATCGTTCCCGTCCTCTTCCGCAGGGTCACGTGCGTGCGCCGCGGCGGCGTGCGGCTGACCTTCCAGGGGAACGGCTACTGGCTGCTGGTGTACGTCATGaacgtcggcggcggcggcgacatCGCCAACATGTGGGTCAAGGGCAGCAAGACCGGCTGGATCAGCATGAGCCACAACTGGGGCGCTTCCTACCAGGCTTTCGCAACTCTTGGCGGCCAGTCGCTTTCTTTCAAATTCACTTCCTACACTTCTCATGAAACTATCATTGCTTACAACGTTGCTCCTTCCAACTGGCGTGTCGGAATGACTTATTCTTCCAATGTCAACTTCCATTGA
- the LOC131026391 gene encoding uncharacterized protein LOC131026391, with amino-acid sequence MGSMAVILLLVLQSLRIQGQEIKSARLLDLVIRDYTFKSYTKNFRTGKLHKINLPSNLSGIHVDTVRLRCGSLRRYGATIKEFQLRAGTYVHPCAKRVMIIRQNLGSNWSSLYYANYELSGYELISPVLGLLAYNIGAAATELGIQTGMRPITIDFGGAARGNGGGIIPLCARFDEDGKVSLWRQPRANVCVATRQGHFGVVVESPLMPLRRRASKWRMAVGGAIGAALGVFLLSLLAMAVLLKAKKKARMEEMERRAYEEEALQVSMVGHVRAVTASATRTLPTIHHHHSRPPPSNS; translated from the coding sequence ATGGGGAGCATGGCTGTGATTCTTCTCCTAGTGTTACAATCGTTGAGAATCCAAGGGCAAGAGATCAAATCCGCGCGGCTGCTGGATCTGGTGATCCGCGACTACACATTCAAATCGTACACCAAGAATTTCCGGACAGGCAAGCTCCACAAGATCAACCTGCCGTCGAATCTCTCCGGCATACACGTGGACACGGTGCGCCTGCGCTGCGGCAGCCTCCGCCGCTACGGCGCCACCATCAAAGAGTTCCAGCTGAGAGCGGGCACGTACGTGCACCCCTGCGCAAAGCGCGTGATGATCATCCGCCAAAACCTGGGCTCCAACTGGTCATCCTTGTACTACGCCAACTACGAGCTCTCCGGCTACGAGCTCATCTCCCCCGTGCTCGGCCTGCTGGCCTACAACATCGGCGCAGCGGCCACGGAGCTCGGGATCCAGACCGGGATGAGGCCCATCACCATAGACTTCGGGGGCGCGGCGCGGGGGAACGGCGGGGGGATTATTCCGCTCTGCGCGAGGTTTGATGAGGACGGGAAGGTGAGCCTGTGGAGGCAGCCGCGGGCGAACGTGTGCGTGGCGACGAGGCAGGGCCACTTCGGGGTGGTGGTGGAGTCGCCGCTGATGCCGCTGAGGAGGAGGGCCAGCAAGTGGAGGATGGCGGTGGGGGGCGCCATCGGGGCGGCGCTGGGGGTGTTCCTGCTGAGTTTACTGGCGATGGCGGTGCTGCTCAAGGCCAAGAAGAAGGCCAGGATGGAGGAGATGGAGCGCCGGGCCTACGAGGAGGAGGCGCTGCAGGTGTCCATGGTGGGCCATGTTAGGGCGGTTACGGCTTCTGCAACCAGGACTCTGCCCACCATTCACCACCATCACTCTAGACCTCCTCCCTCTAATTCTTAG